In the genome of Chlamydia trachomatis A/HAR-13, one region contains:
- the cdsN gene encoding SctN family type III secretion system ATPase CdsN, producing the protein MEEITTEFNTLMTELPDVQLTAVVGRIIEVVGMLIKAVVPDVRVGEVCLVKRHGMEPLVTEVVGFTQNFVFLSPLGELTGVSPSSEVMATGLPLHIRAGEGLLGRVLNGLGNPIDTETKGPLESVDAIYPIFKAPPDPLHRAKLRTILSTGVRCIDGMLTVAKGQRIGIFAGAGVGKSSLLGMIARNAEEADINVIALIGERGREVREFIENDLGEEGMKRSVIVVSTSDQSSQLRLNAAYVGTAIAEYFRDQGKTVVLMMDSVTRFARALREVGLAAGEPPARAGYTPSVFSTLPKLLERAGASDKGTITAFYTVLVAGDDMNEPVADEVKSILDGHIVLSNALAQAYHYPAIDVLASISRLLTAIVPEEQRRIIGRAREVLAKYKANEMLIRIGEYRRGSDREVDFAIDHIDKLNRFLKQDIHEKTNYEEAAQQLRAIFR; encoded by the coding sequence ATGGAAGAGATAACGACCGAGTTTAATACGCTCATGACGGAATTGCCGGACGTGCAATTAACCGCAGTTGTGGGACGTATTATCGAAGTTGTCGGGATGTTAATCAAGGCTGTTGTTCCGGATGTTCGTGTCGGTGAAGTGTGCTTGGTGAAACGTCACGGGATGGAGCCTCTAGTTACAGAGGTAGTCGGTTTTACGCAGAATTTTGTCTTCCTTTCTCCTTTAGGGGAGTTGACAGGAGTGAGTCCTTCTTCGGAAGTGATGGCTACTGGATTGCCATTGCATATCCGAGCAGGAGAAGGGTTATTGGGTCGTGTATTAAATGGTTTGGGAAATCCTATTGATACAGAGACAAAGGGACCTTTAGAGAGTGTCGATGCCATTTATCCAATTTTTAAAGCTCCACCGGATCCGTTGCATCGAGCTAAATTGCGTACGATCTTGTCTACAGGCGTGCGCTGTATTGATGGGATGCTCACTGTAGCTAAAGGGCAGAGAATCGGAATTTTTGCAGGAGCCGGGGTTGGTAAGTCCTCTTTATTGGGCATGATTGCTCGTAATGCTGAAGAAGCAGACATTAACGTAATTGCTTTGATTGGAGAGCGGGGACGAGAGGTTCGCGAGTTCATAGAAAATGACCTTGGTGAAGAGGGAATGAAACGTTCCGTTATTGTGGTCTCTACTTCTGATCAGTCGTCTCAGCTGCGACTCAATGCTGCCTACGTAGGAACTGCGATAGCAGAATATTTCCGAGATCAAGGTAAAACGGTTGTATTGATGATGGACTCAGTTACACGTTTTGCGCGAGCTTTACGTGAAGTGGGGTTAGCGGCTGGAGAGCCTCCTGCTCGTGCTGGGTACACGCCTTCTGTATTTTCCACTTTGCCTAAACTGTTAGAAAGAGCAGGAGCCTCTGATAAAGGAACGATTACAGCATTTTATACTGTGTTAGTGGCCGGGGATGATATGAACGAGCCGGTAGCGGATGAGGTGAAATCCATTTTAGACGGGCATATTGTTCTTTCTAATGCATTAGCGCAAGCATATCATTATCCAGCGATTGATGTGTTGGCTTCTATTAGCCGATTGCTGACAGCTATTGTTCCTGAGGAACAACGTCGAATTATTGGGCGTGCTAGAGAGGTTTTAGCTAAATATAAAGCTAATGAGATGTTGATTCGTATTGGGGAATATCGTCGAGGATCGGATCGTGAAGTCGATTTCGCAATCGATCATATCGATAAATTAAATCGATTCCTTAAACAAGACATTCATGAAAAAACAAATTATGAGGAAGCTGCTCAACAGTTGCGAGCAATATTCCGGTAA
- the cdsO gene encoding type III secretion system protein CdsO, with protein sequence MVRYPLEPVLSIKKDRVDRAEKVVKEKRRLLELEQEKLRERESERDKVKNHYMQKIRQLREQLDDGTTSDAILKMKAYIKVVAIQLSEEEEKVNEQKENVLAAAKELERAEVELTKRRKEEEKTRLHKEEWMKEALKEEARQEEKEQDEMGQLLHQLHKQKQRESGEN encoded by the coding sequence GTGGTTAGATATCCTTTAGAACCTGTCTTATCTATTAAGAAGGATCGTGTAGACAGAGCAGAGAAGGTTGTTAAGGAGAAACGCAGACTTTTAGAGTTAGAACAAGAGAAATTGCGTGAACGCGAATCGGAGCGTGATAAAGTTAAGAATCACTATATGCAGAAGATTCGCCAGCTCCGCGAGCAATTAGATGACGGAACAACCAGCGATGCGATTCTTAAAATGAAAGCGTATATCAAAGTAGTTGCGATACAGCTTTCTGAAGAAGAAGAAAAGGTCAATGAGCAGAAAGAAAATGTGCTGGCAGCAGCAAAGGAGCTGGAAAGGGCTGAAGTAGAGCTGACCAAACGACGTAAAGAAGAAGAAAAAACTCGACTGCATAAAGAAGAATGGATGAAAGAAGCTCTGAAAGAAGAGGCTCGCCAGGAAGAAAAAGAGCAAGATGAGATGGGGCAGTTGCTTCATCAATTACATAAGCAAAAACAACGGGAATCTGGAGAGAACTAA
- the cdsP gene encoding type III secretion system protein CdsP: MELNKTSESLFSAKIDHNHPRTEAHEPRDQREVRVFSLEGRSSTRQEKADRMPGRTSSRQESSKGSEEGAVHESTAGVSSKEEEESKGDGFFTGGNPTSGMALVETPMAVVSEAMMETSTMTVSQVDLQWVEQLVTSTVESLLVADIDGKQLVEIVLDNSNTVPAAFCGANLTLVQTGEEISVSFSNFVDQAQLTEATQLVQQNPKQLVSLVESLKARQLNLTELVVGNVAVSLPTIEKIETPLHMIAATIRHHDQEGDQEGEGRQDQHQGQHQEKKVEEAHI, encoded by the coding sequence ATGGAATTAAATAAAACTTCGGAATCTTTGTTTAGTGCAAAGATTGATCATAATCATCCACGTACAGAGGCTCATGAGCCTAGAGATCAAAGAGAAGTCCGAGTGTTCTCTTTAGAAGGAAGATCTTCGACTAGACAAGAGAAAGCAGATCGGATGCCAGGAAGAACCTCGTCACGTCAAGAGTCTTCTAAAGGCTCTGAAGAGGGTGCTGTTCATGAGAGTACAGCAGGCGTCTCTTCTAAAGAAGAAGAAGAGAGCAAAGGAGATGGATTCTTCACTGGTGGCAATCCTACATCCGGAATGGCATTAGTTGAAACTCCTATGGCTGTAGTGAGCGAAGCTATGATGGAAACGAGTACGATGACGGTAAGTCAGGTAGATCTACAATGGGTAGAGCAATTGGTAACATCTACTGTAGAATCCCTGTTAGTCGCCGATATTGATGGCAAGCAGTTAGTAGAAATTGTATTGGATAATAGCAATACAGTACCTGCAGCTTTCTGTGGAGCTAACCTGACTCTGGTACAAACAGGGGAAGAAATTTCCGTTTCCTTTTCGAATTTTGTAGACCAAGCTCAGCTTACAGAAGCTACACAACTCGTACAGCAGAATCCTAAGCAGCTAGTCTCATTGGTGGAGTCTTTGAAAGCTCGTCAGTTAAATCTTACAGAGTTGGTTGTAGGGAATGTAGCTGTTAGTTTGCCTACGATTGAAAAAATAGAAACTCCTTTGCATATGATTGCTGCAACTATTCGGCATCATGACCAAGAAGGAGATCAAGAAGGTGAAGGTCGTCAAGATCAACATCAAGGCCAGCATCAAGAGAAGAAAGTAGAAGAAGCTCATATATAA
- the cdsQ gene encoding SctQ family type III secretion system cytoplasmic ring protein CdsQ, with the protein MAVAAEPSSNWLKARDELLSSLQEQKEGMFSFPVFPKQECEQKLKDKFHMEEVELSFESRGLLSVAAAVQEYGEHILLQPFLANPFESGEFYIVSSEEDLQALIGTIFNDSSLASYFYEKDRLLGFHYYFVAEICKLLQESPWIPSMSVKVTGDVAFSARALEGEYHVIQVSCRLDGSCIRFSILVPETTAQSACRFLEEKDQAFDMPKVDLQTPITLAVEVGFCQISEEDWHQVVPGSFILLDACLYDPDTGDAGAFLSIQRTRFFGGRFLDKQSGAFKITGLQEMQPEDAPEEPSEGGPATPLPSATKIVAEVARYSLSVGEFLKLGPGSVLQFDGVHPTLGVDIILNGAKVGRGNIIALQDVLGIRVLEV; encoded by the coding sequence ATGGCAGTTGCAGCAGAGCCTAGTAGTAATTGGTTAAAAGCTAGAGACGAGTTACTAAGTTCTTTGCAAGAACAGAAGGAAGGAATGTTTTCTTTTCCTGTTTTTCCAAAGCAGGAGTGTGAGCAGAAACTCAAAGATAAATTCCATATGGAAGAAGTGGAATTGTCATTTGAGTCTCGAGGGCTTCTGTCTGTTGCAGCTGCTGTGCAGGAATATGGGGAGCATATTTTGCTCCAACCGTTTTTAGCAAACCCCTTTGAATCTGGGGAGTTTTACATAGTTTCTTCGGAAGAAGATTTGCAAGCTCTAATAGGAACGATTTTTAATGATAGTTCCTTAGCTTCTTACTTCTACGAAAAAGATCGTTTATTAGGATTTCATTATTATTTTGTTGCAGAGATCTGCAAGCTGCTTCAAGAAAGTCCTTGGATTCCTTCTATGTCTGTAAAAGTAACAGGAGATGTTGCTTTTTCTGCGCGTGCTTTGGAGGGAGAGTATCATGTGATCCAAGTCTCTTGTCGTTTAGATGGATCTTGTATACGGTTTTCTATCTTAGTGCCTGAAACTACAGCGCAGAGCGCCTGTAGATTCTTAGAAGAGAAAGATCAGGCTTTTGATATGCCAAAAGTCGATTTGCAAACCCCAATTACTCTCGCTGTAGAAGTGGGCTTTTGTCAAATTTCAGAAGAAGATTGGCACCAGGTTGTTCCTGGTAGTTTTATTTTGTTAGATGCTTGTCTGTATGATCCGGATACAGGAGATGCTGGCGCTTTCTTATCCATTCAACGGACCCGGTTTTTTGGTGGGCGGTTTTTAGATAAGCAGTCGGGAGCTTTTAAAATTACAGGATTGCAAGAGATGCAACCAGAAGATGCACCCGAAGAACCTAGTGAAGGAGGTCCGGCAACTCCTTTGCCTTCGGCAACAAAAATCGTTGCTGAAGTAGCTCGCTATTCTCTTTCCGTTGGAGAATTTTTGAAACTAGGACCTGGTAGTGTATTACAATTCGATGGTGTACATCCAACTTTAGGCGTAGATATTATTTTGAATGGAGCTAAGGTTGGACGTGGTAACATCATTGCTTTGCAAGATGTTCTAGGGATTCGAGTTTTAGAAGTATAA
- a CDS encoding serine/threonine protein kinase has product MLRSGVSFSSSKTNYLLTRELSRKVGLTVYQGVDEHSSRPVVIKTLVSPGIHDRRFLRAFEEEARIMQLVTHPAFVRLEDRGECEQGRYLVSEYILGSSLRDSILSSQISLDKAISIVLQVAQAITTLHRHGVLHLDIKPENIVLSQSGEIKLIDYGLSAWQFNHWGSPAYMSPEQSRQEPPSPASDVYSLALLAYELIMGQLALGKVYVSLLPSKISKILIQALQPSPAARFSSMQEFAEALQDYLLHDVHEDYRKKDHVVAQIEQWHNQRAWLSPEKLSAPEEICVHIYSQKEPCYLHNIYYDMLTSGNVAEFWFCYAPGNCSFALSMMKQFLNQREEKAKDIQTVIKSMDTLCKTMHIPICEEGISCCCFIFFLEELMCFSCGKTDFSLKKQTGGGQRFQAESQGIGEETPLEIHEQSFLWEPGDELIVHTPKARDLVYLYCPSFLKLQDRGQIDIFCQTDNLQKGIRQKYDRSLYPSTLISLKRVR; this is encoded by the coding sequence ATGCTCAGATCGGGTGTATCCTTCTCCTCCTCTAAGACGAACTATCTCCTAACACGGGAGCTCAGTCGTAAGGTAGGGTTGACTGTCTATCAAGGTGTGGATGAGCACTCTTCTCGTCCTGTTGTTATTAAAACATTGGTATCGCCAGGAATTCATGATCGACGTTTTCTTCGTGCTTTCGAAGAAGAAGCAAGGATTATGCAGCTAGTAACGCACCCAGCGTTTGTTCGCTTGGAGGATAGAGGAGAGTGTGAGCAGGGACGCTACTTGGTTTCGGAATACATTTTAGGGAGTTCTCTGCGAGATAGTATTCTTTCATCGCAAATCTCTTTGGATAAAGCGATTTCTATTGTCTTGCAAGTAGCGCAAGCTATCACGACTCTGCATCGGCATGGGGTTTTACATCTCGATATCAAACCAGAAAATATCGTGCTCTCGCAATCAGGCGAGATCAAGCTCATTGACTATGGGCTTTCCGCTTGGCAATTCAATCATTGGGGATCTCCAGCATATATGAGTCCTGAGCAGAGCAGACAGGAACCGCCCTCTCCGGCATCCGATGTGTATTCCTTAGCTTTGTTGGCCTATGAACTGATCATGGGGCAGCTTGCATTAGGAAAGGTATATGTATCGTTACTGCCTTCTAAGATCAGCAAAATTTTAATACAGGCATTACAGCCATCACCGGCAGCACGCTTTTCATCCATGCAAGAGTTTGCAGAAGCTTTACAAGATTACTTATTGCACGATGTACATGAGGATTATCGTAAGAAAGACCATGTTGTTGCACAGATAGAACAGTGGCACAATCAGAGAGCGTGGCTATCTCCAGAAAAGTTATCTGCTCCGGAAGAGATCTGTGTTCATATTTACTCACAAAAAGAGCCCTGTTATTTACATAATATTTACTATGATATGCTTACATCTGGAAACGTAGCAGAATTTTGGTTCTGCTACGCTCCAGGAAACTGTAGTTTTGCGCTTAGCATGATGAAACAGTTTCTTAATCAACGAGAGGAGAAAGCAAAAGATATTCAAACAGTAATCAAAAGTATGGATACTCTGTGCAAAACCATGCATATCCCTATTTGTGAAGAAGGGATTTCTTGTTGCTGTTTTATATTTTTCCTAGAAGAACTCATGTGCTTTTCTTGTGGGAAAACTGATTTCTCGTTAAAAAAGCAAACAGGGGGGGGGCAACGATTTCAAGCGGAATCGCAAGGAATTGGGGAGGAAACTCCCCTAGAGATCCACGAACAGTCCTTTTTGTGGGAGCCTGGAGATGAGCTTATCGTACACACCCCAAAGGCTAGAGATTTGGTATATTTATATTGCCCTTCTTTCCTGAAGTTGCAAGATAGAGGGCAAATAGATATATTCTGCCAAACAGATAACCTGCAGAAGGGAATAAGGCAGAAGTATGACAGAAGTCTTTATCCCTCAACACTTATCAGCTTAAAAAGAGTCCGGTGA
- the cdsC gene encoding type III secretion system protein CdsC, producing the protein MNIVTSKIGSKILRIIQNNKKLGLLSALVVLDAALLSVNSRSSEGLIGQSASLPNYHETEQQIAACPKNIAKNLAKKSSPGSKPTVGASFPSRPVSVKAAPAKPQTPVAQTRHFKKSHQIFSPNFTQSPQQVNKPEERRRPLESRYLQGAAKQAAAAKEKKALEQEVSKQEEEASKLWEEKQSYARRAVNAINFSVRKQIEEQQKTISNPGNDQTLPGKKDPQTSGEPVIQTVQDCSQDQEEEKKVLERLNKRSLTCQDLKEVGYTVNFEDISILELLQFVSKISGTNFVFDSNDLQFNVTIVSHDPTSVDDLATILLQVLKMHDLKVVEQGNNVLIYRNPKLSKLSTVVTDGSAKDTCEAVVVTRVFRLYSVSPSAAVGIIQPLLSHDAIISASESTRHIIVSDIAGNIEKVRELLQALDSPGTAIDMSEYDVQFANPAALVSYCQDVLGAMAEEEAFQIFIQPGTNKIFVISSPRLTAKTIQLLESLDIPEMAHTLDDVTSPAAALGSSGAANPKSLRFFMYKLKYQNGAAIAQAIQDIGYNLYVTTAMDEDFINTLNSIQWLPVNNSIVVIGNQANVDKVVSLLNGLDLPPKQVYIEVLILETSLEKSWDFGVQWAALGDEQGKVAYASGLLSNTGLTDPLRNQSLPVAPNPGNISLPTPGQLAGISDMMYGSSAFGLGIIGNVLSHNGKSYLTLGGLLSALDQDGDTTVVLNPRIMAQDTQQASFFVGQTIPFQTTSTVIQETGSVTQNIEYEDIGVNLVVTSTIAPNNVVTLQIEQTISELHSAQGVLTPVTDKTFAATRLQVPDGCFLVMSGHIRDKLTKIVSGVPLLSSLPLIKGLFSRSIDQRQKRNIMIFIKPKVISSFEEGTALSNTEGYRYNWESERGSLEVAPRHAPECQHIPKVQAESDFKMLEIEAE; encoded by the coding sequence GTGAACATAGTGACGTCGAAAATAGGAAGCAAGATTTTAAGAATCATTCAAAATAACAAGAAATTAGGCCTCTTGTCTGCGTTAGTTGTTCTAGATGCGGCGTTGTTAAGTGTGAATTCACGATCTAGCGAAGGCTTAATAGGCCAATCCGCTTCTTTGCCGAATTATCATGAGACAGAACAGCAGATCGCTGCTTGTCCTAAAAATATTGCTAAGAATTTAGCAAAGAAAAGCTCTCCGGGGTCTAAACCTACAGTAGGAGCTTCATTTCCTTCACGGCCAGTTTCCGTGAAGGCAGCTCCTGCAAAGCCACAAACTCCTGTTGCACAAACACGGCATTTTAAAAAGAGCCATCAGATTTTCTCTCCTAATTTTACACAGTCTCCCCAACAGGTTAATAAACCTGAGGAAAGAAGACGTCCTTTGGAGTCTCGGTATTTACAAGGTGCGGCTAAGCAGGCAGCTGCTGCAAAGGAAAAGAAGGCTCTTGAACAGGAAGTATCCAAACAAGAAGAAGAGGCATCTAAACTCTGGGAAGAGAAGCAAAGTTATGCTCGTCGTGCAGTCAATGCCATCAATTTCAGTGTAAGAAAGCAGATAGAAGAGCAACAGAAAACCATTTCCAATCCAGGAAATGACCAGACTCTTCCTGGGAAGAAAGATCCGCAGACATCTGGAGAACCTGTTATCCAAACGGTACAAGACTGTTCTCAGGATCAAGAAGAAGAGAAAAAAGTTTTAGAGCGATTAAATAAACGTTCTCTGACGTGTCAGGATCTGAAAGAAGTTGGATATACCGTCAATTTTGAGGACATTTCTATCTTAGAATTGCTCCAGTTTGTCAGTAAGATCTCAGGAACGAATTTCGTTTTCGATAGCAATGACTTGCAATTCAATGTCACTATCGTTTCTCATGATCCTACTTCCGTGGATGATTTAGCAACGATTCTATTGCAAGTCTTGAAAATGCATGACTTGAAAGTCGTTGAACAAGGAAATAATGTATTGATCTACCGCAATCCTAAGCTTTCCAAGCTTTCTACGGTGGTTACAGATGGATCAGCAAAAGATACTTGTGAGGCTGTAGTAGTTACACGAGTATTTCGCTTGTACAGCGTCAGTCCTTCCGCTGCGGTAGGCATTATTCAACCGCTGCTCTCTCATGATGCAATTATTAGTGCTTCCGAGTCTACGAGACACATTATCGTATCAGATATAGCAGGAAATATTGAGAAAGTCCGGGAGTTATTGCAAGCATTGGATAGCCCAGGCACCGCTATTGACATGTCGGAATATGATGTGCAGTTTGCAAATCCCGCTGCTTTGGTCAGCTATTGTCAGGATGTTCTCGGTGCCATGGCTGAGGAAGAGGCTTTTCAAATTTTTATTCAGCCTGGGACCAATAAAATTTTTGTTATTTCCTCGCCACGATTAACAGCAAAGACAATTCAATTATTGGAGTCCTTGGACATTCCAGAAATGGCACATACGCTAGACGATGTCACAAGTCCTGCTGCTGCTTTGGGAAGCTCTGGAGCTGCTAATCCTAAGAGTTTGCGCTTCTTCATGTACAAATTAAAATATCAAAATGGGGCAGCTATCGCTCAGGCGATTCAAGATATTGGATACAATCTATACGTGACAACAGCAATGGATGAGGATTTCATCAACACATTGAATAGTATTCAATGGTTGCCTGTAAACAACTCCATCGTTGTCATTGGAAATCAAGCTAACGTCGATAAGGTCGTTAGCTTGCTAAATGGGTTGGACCTCCCTCCAAAACAAGTGTACATTGAAGTATTGATTCTAGAGACAAGCTTAGAGAAGTCTTGGGACTTCGGAGTACAATGGGCGGCTCTTGGAGATGAACAAGGGAAGGTGGCATATGCGTCCGGATTGTTGAGTAATACAGGATTAACGGATCCCCTTCGTAATCAATCTCTACCTGTAGCACCAAACCCAGGGAATATCTCATTGCCAACACCCGGTCAGTTAGCAGGGATCAGTGATATGATGTACGGATCCTCTGCATTTGGACTAGGAATTATTGGAAACGTTCTCAGCCATAATGGGAAATCGTATTTAACATTAGGGGGGTTATTGAGCGCCTTAGATCAAGATGGGGATACCACAGTGGTACTTAACCCTAGAATTATGGCGCAAGATACACAACAGGCATCGTTCTTTGTAGGACAAACGATTCCGTTCCAGACTACGAGTACGGTGATTCAGGAAACCGGATCTGTTACACAAAATATTGAATACGAAGATATCGGAGTCAATCTTGTTGTAACTTCGACAATAGCTCCTAATAACGTAGTAACTTTACAAATCGAGCAAACGATTTCTGAGTTGCATTCGGCACAAGGAGTGCTGACTCCTGTAACAGATAAAACGTTTGCAGCTACGAGACTACAAGTGCCGGATGGATGTTTCCTCGTCATGAGTGGGCATATTCGTGATAAACTAACAAAAATTGTATCCGGAGTGCCGTTACTCAGTTCTCTTCCTCTGATCAAAGGACTCTTTAGTCGGTCTATCGATCAGCGTCAGAAACGGAATATTATGATTTTCATTAAGCCGAAAGTCATCAGTAGTTTCGAGGAGGGAACTGCGTTATCGAATACAGAAGGATATCGTTATAACTGGGAAAGCGAAAGAGGATCTTTAGAGGTAGCCCCTCGTCATGCCCCTGAATGCCAACATATTCCTAAGGTCCAAGCAGAAAGTGATTTTAAAATGCTGGAAATAGAAGCGGAATAA